A single genomic interval of Gemmatimonas sp. harbors:
- a CDS encoding SprT-like domain-containing protein, with protein MSSRHTQLGFDFFDAAPAASEASLPVVPVVTPPTVPAPSFTQSVTSAVSQLFTQVFSPVLTPAFVPVPPKPVADDTRPSRGRTAVRARTAVLFSRLEDLGLRGVDALVLMRTRTVMVSLIGRTLRIHEGYAEAPEAVLRAIVAFATARNKTERTTAREAILAFDVERGPSVRRQEPARPGDVSIIAQLMEAHRDLNAKWFAGALTAIPLRLSGKMATRLGHYDPGSRHTPPEIVMSRTHITRHGWREAMHTLLHEMVHQWQHETGQPVDHGTAFRQKARDVGITPAARRDVTPLEKRRKATG; from the coding sequence ATGAGTAGCCGGCACACGCAATTGGGGTTCGACTTTTTCGACGCGGCTCCGGCCGCGTCCGAAGCGTCGTTGCCGGTGGTGCCCGTTGTGACACCGCCAACCGTGCCCGCGCCCTCGTTCACGCAGAGCGTGACCAGCGCGGTGTCGCAATTGTTTACGCAGGTCTTTTCGCCGGTGCTCACGCCGGCGTTCGTGCCGGTGCCGCCGAAGCCGGTGGCCGACGACACGCGTCCGTCGCGCGGTCGCACGGCCGTGCGCGCCCGCACGGCGGTCCTGTTTTCGCGCCTCGAAGATCTTGGACTGCGCGGCGTGGATGCGCTGGTGCTCATGCGCACGCGCACCGTGATGGTGTCGCTCATCGGCCGTACGCTGCGTATTCACGAAGGCTACGCCGAAGCGCCGGAGGCGGTGCTACGCGCAATCGTCGCCTTCGCCACGGCGCGCAACAAGACCGAGCGGACCACCGCGCGCGAAGCGATTCTGGCCTTCGACGTAGAGCGTGGCCCCTCGGTACGCCGACAGGAACCGGCGCGGCCAGGTGACGTCTCGATCATCGCGCAGCTCATGGAAGCCCATCGCGACCTCAACGCGAAGTGGTTCGCGGGCGCGCTGACAGCGATTCCGCTGCGCTTGTCGGGGAAGATGGCCACGCGACTCGGTCATTACGATCCGGGTTCGCGTCACACGCCGCCCGAGATCGTGATGTCACGCACGCACATCACGCGACACGGATGGCGCGAAGCGATGCACACGCTGCTGCACGAGATGGTGCATCAGTGGCAGCACGAAACCGGTCAGCCGGTGGACCACGGCACGGCGTTCCGACAAAAGGCGCGCGACGTGGGAATTACCCCCGCCGCGCGCCGTGATGTCACGCCGCTTGAGAAGCGACGAAAAGCGACTGGATAA
- a CDS encoding dienelactone hydrolase family protein, protein MNDTTAAQRAGPHGSVSPLMAGTPLTEASYALVLVHGRGGSAEGMLPIAKAAKATDAALVAPVAVGNSWYPKRFLDPREQNEPWLSSALASVGAAVEQVRAGGIPSERIILVGFSQGACLMLEYATMAAKSDVRFGGVAALAGGLIGDPLVARDDRGSLGGTPVLLACGNADSHIPEAIVRSSAEVFRQLDASVDLRIYPGIGHDIVGDEIDALTEMVNTLRGAQ, encoded by the coding sequence GTGAACGACACAACTGCAGCACAACGGGCGGGGCCGCACGGCAGCGTGTCCCCACTCATGGCCGGCACGCCGCTTACGGAGGCGTCGTACGCGCTTGTGCTGGTGCACGGGCGCGGCGGCAGCGCCGAGGGCATGCTGCCGATCGCCAAGGCCGCGAAAGCCACCGATGCGGCATTGGTGGCACCGGTGGCCGTGGGCAACAGCTGGTATCCGAAGCGCTTTCTCGATCCGCGCGAACAGAACGAGCCGTGGTTGAGCAGCGCGTTGGCGTCGGTGGGGGCGGCGGTGGAGCAGGTGCGGGCGGGGGGCATTCCGAGCGAGCGCATCATTTTGGTGGGCTTCTCGCAAGGCGCCTGTCTGATGCTCGAATACGCCACGATGGCGGCCAAGTCCGACGTGCGTTTCGGTGGCGTTGCGGCGTTGGCGGGTGGGTTGATCGGCGACCCGTTGGTGGCGCGCGATGACCGAGGGTCGCTGGGCGGAACGCCGGTGCTGCTCGCCTGCGGGAACGCCGACAGTCACATCCCCGAGGCCATTGTGCGGTCGTCGGCCGAGGTGTTCCGCCAGCTTGATGCGTCGGTCGACTTGCGGATCTATCCGGGAATCGGTCATGACATCGTGGGCGACGAAATTGACGCGCTCACCGAAATGGTCAATACGTTGCGCGGAGCCCAGTAG
- a CDS encoding VOC family protein, with product MSATAQIVGLHHVTLVASNAQRTVDFYSRVLGLRLVKTTVNFDDPGSYHLYFADETGSAGTVVTFFEWPRAPRGRTGIGGTHHVALRVADRDALLRWKRRLTDLGLRVRGPYDRQYFTSIYFRDPDGVILEIATDGPGMLFNEQAGTMLQRTPPAELVRGGRDEALIATLTWPDPVTTIDPAMALTRGMHHLTAMTANVERTDEFLRGVLGLSLVKQTENFDDPGTRHWSWGSPDARPGSLVTYLERPATERRSHMGTGQGHHYALAVSNETEQLMFRDRLLDAGINVSPVMDRVYFKSIYTKDPDGHIVELATMGPGFLIDEPVSTTGSTLRLPPWLEEHREQIEAHIEDIDRSPWPYDGFDGDRGMLSHPGRSLPIPETMEASS from the coding sequence ATGTCCGCCACCGCACAGATTGTCGGTCTTCACCACGTCACGCTCGTCGCCAGCAACGCGCAGCGGACTGTGGACTTTTACTCCCGCGTGCTTGGCCTGCGCCTGGTCAAAACCACGGTCAATTTCGATGATCCCGGCAGCTACCACCTGTACTTCGCCGACGAAACCGGCAGTGCGGGCACGGTGGTCACGTTCTTCGAATGGCCGCGGGCGCCACGCGGCCGCACCGGTATCGGCGGCACGCATCACGTCGCGCTGCGGGTCGCCGATCGCGATGCGCTGCTGCGGTGGAAGCGTCGGCTCACCGATCTCGGCCTGCGCGTGCGTGGTCCGTACGACCGGCAGTACTTCACGTCGATTTACTTCCGCGACCCGGACGGCGTGATTCTCGAGATCGCGACCGATGGCCCTGGCATGCTCTTCAACGAGCAGGCCGGCACCATGTTGCAGCGTACGCCGCCGGCGGAATTGGTGCGCGGCGGTCGCGATGAAGCGTTGATCGCGACGCTCACGTGGCCGGACCCGGTCACGACGATCGATCCGGCGATGGCGCTTACCCGCGGCATGCACCATCTCACCGCGATGACGGCGAACGTGGAGCGTACCGACGAATTTCTGCGCGGTGTGCTCGGCCTGTCGCTCGTGAAGCAAACGGAGAACTTCGATGATCCGGGTACGCGCCACTGGTCGTGGGGCAGCCCCGATGCGCGTCCCGGCTCGCTGGTCACGTATCTCGAGCGTCCGGCCACCGAGCGCCGCTCGCACATGGGCACGGGGCAGGGCCATCACTACGCGCTGGCGGTGTCGAACGAAACGGAGCAGCTCATGTTTCGTGATCGCTTGCTCGACGCCGGCATCAACGTGTCGCCGGTGATGGACCGCGTGTACTTCAAGAGTATCTACACCAAGGATCCCGATGGACATATCGTGGAGCTGGCCACGATGGGCCCCGGCTTCCTGATAGACGAGCCGGTGAGCACAACCGGTTCGACGTTGCGTCTGCCGCCGTGGCTCGAGGAGCATCGCGAGCAGATCGAGGCGCACATTGAAGACATCGACCGGTCGCCGTGGCCCTACGACGGCTTCGACGGTGATCGCGGGATGCTCTCACACCCGGGTCGGTCACTGCCGATTCCTGAGACGATGGAGGCGAGTTCGTGA
- a CDS encoding metallophosphoesterase has product MADPDTGAVLRRILHVSDIHCGFPFVAEHVAAALQVAATSRIDAIVISGDFSQRARVKEFERARAILEQFRAVAPTIEVPGNHDTAWWHAPFGWGDASRLHDGYRQYINPVLEPVVRVPGVTMVGLNSAAGMLPQAVTWYPRDWRVKGGLTASQFDWAQRELAASPAGDLRLLVVHHNVVRGRLSHRWGLKQPETALDRLAALPVDVVCTGHDHEARADVVPRRTGRFLVSGANTLSSRSRKHRPSALNVIEATASQITVRAWGYHEGVFVPGPMSATLDRR; this is encoded by the coding sequence TTGGCTGATCCGGACACCGGCGCGGTGCTCCGTCGCATTTTGCACGTCTCCGATATCCACTGCGGCTTCCCGTTCGTGGCTGAACATGTGGCCGCCGCACTTCAGGTGGCGGCCACATCGCGTATCGACGCCATCGTCATCTCCGGCGATTTTTCGCAGCGCGCACGCGTGAAAGAGTTCGAGCGCGCCCGCGCGATCCTCGAGCAGTTCCGCGCCGTAGCGCCCACGATCGAAGTCCCGGGGAATCACGACACCGCCTGGTGGCACGCCCCCTTCGGCTGGGGGGATGCCAGCCGGCTCCACGATGGCTACCGGCAGTACATCAACCCGGTGTTGGAGCCCGTCGTCCGTGTACCTGGCGTGACCATGGTTGGGCTCAACTCCGCTGCCGGCATGCTGCCGCAGGCGGTTACGTGGTATCCGCGTGACTGGCGGGTCAAAGGCGGACTGACCGCGTCGCAGTTCGACTGGGCGCAGCGCGAACTCGCCGCCAGCCCGGCGGGCGATCTGCGGTTGTTGGTGGTGCACCACAACGTCGTGCGCGGCCGACTTTCGCACCGGTGGGGCCTCAAGCAGCCGGAGACGGCCCTCGACCGTCTGGCGGCGCTGCCGGTCGATGTGGTGTGCACCGGACACGATCACGAGGCGCGCGCCGACGTGGTGCCGCGACGCACCGGCCGGTTCCTGGTGAGCGGCGCGAACACCCTCTCCAGTCGAAGTCGAAAGCATCGCCCCTCGGCGCTGAACGTGATCGAAGCCACGGCCTCGCAGATCACCGTGCGGGCGTGGGGCTACCACGAGGGTGTCTTTGTGCCGGGCCCGATGTCCGCCACGCTGGACCGTCGGTAG
- a CDS encoding isocitrate/isopropylmalate family dehydrogenase, with amino-acid sequence MATPITLIPGDGIGPSIADATVRILAAAGADVEWDRQVAGMAGVARWNDPIPDATLDSIKRTRVALKGPLETPVGEGFRSINVALRKTFDLYANVRPAYTIVPGRFDNVDIVLVRENTEGLYIGVEHYVKIGDDPKAAAESVAIITRHGSERIVRYAFDYAIAHNRKKVTLVHKANILKFSQGLFLDVGRMIAREYEGRVQFEERIIDAMAMHLVMRPEQFDVVVTTNLFGDILSDEISGLVGGLGLAPGANFGTNAAIFEAVHGTAPDIAGKNIANPGALVLAACMMLDHIGDRGRATSIRNAFEGTIRDGAVLTRDLGGTSTTDQFTDAVIARLG; translated from the coding sequence ATGGCTACTCCCATAACGCTCATCCCCGGCGACGGCATCGGACCGTCCATCGCCGACGCCACCGTTCGCATTCTGGCCGCCGCGGGCGCCGATGTCGAATGGGACCGCCAGGTTGCCGGTATGGCCGGCGTGGCGCGCTGGAACGACCCGATCCCCGACGCCACCCTCGACTCGATCAAGCGCACCCGCGTAGCCCTCAAGGGCCCGCTGGAGACGCCGGTCGGCGAAGGCTTCCGCTCCATCAACGTCGCCCTCCGCAAGACCTTTGATCTCTACGCCAACGTCCGCCCGGCGTACACGATCGTGCCGGGTCGCTTTGACAACGTCGACATCGTGCTCGTGCGCGAGAACACCGAAGGGCTGTATATCGGCGTCGAGCACTACGTGAAGATCGGCGACGATCCGAAAGCGGCCGCCGAGTCGGTGGCGATCATCACGCGGCATGGCTCGGAGCGTATCGTGCGCTACGCGTTCGACTACGCGATCGCGCACAATCGCAAGAAAGTCACGCTGGTGCACAAGGCGAACATCCTCAAGTTCTCACAGGGACTGTTCCTCGATGTCGGCCGCATGATCGCCCGTGAGTACGAGGGACGCGTGCAGTTTGAAGAGCGCATCATCGACGCCATGGCGATGCACCTGGTGATGCGCCCCGAGCAGTTCGACGTCGTCGTCACCACCAACCTTTTCGGCGACATTCTCTCCGACGAGATCTCGGGGCTCGTGGGCGGATTGGGTCTCGCGCCCGGTGCGAACTTCGGCACCAACGCCGCGATCTTCGAAGCCGTGCATGGCACCGCGCCCGACATCGCCGGCAAGAACATCGCGAACCCGGGCGCGCTCGTACTCGCGGCGTGTATGATGCTCGATCACATCGGCGATCGTGGGCGGGCGACGAGCATTCGGAACGCCTTCGAAGGCACCATCCGCGACGGGGCCGTGCTCACGCGCGACCTTGGCGGCACCTCCACCACCGATCAGTTCACCGACGCCGTGATCGCGCGCCTTGGCTGA